GGAGAAGCGGCCGCACATCACCGTGTTCAACGAGTTCGGTGAGCGCAAGCCATCGGACAAGCCGCCGATCAAGACCCCCGGCGAGCTGGCGATGGAGCGCGGCGAGCCGTGGCCCCCGCCGAAGCAGGAGGAGGAACAGCCCGCCGAGCCGGCGCCGACCCCGGTTGCCACCGCACCCGGTGCCGGTGAGCTGCCCGGCGGCGTCCCGCGCGGGCAGACCAAACCCAGCGGCACGGAGACGGGTGCTCCGAACCCGAACCCGAATCCCTATGCGCCGCCGCCCGCCGGGGGCTACCCGAACGGGGCGCGCCCCGGTGGTCCGAACGGCAGCGGCAACGGCGGCTGGCCGCAGCCCTACCCGCAGGGCCAGCCCTCCGGTGGCCAGGCGGGTCCGCCGAACTACGGTGCCCCGCCCGGGTGGACCCCGGCGACCTCGCCCAGCGGCAGGCCGAGCCAGCCGTGGCGGTCGAACGCGCCGAACCCGCCGTACCAGCAGCAACCGCCACAACAGCCTGCACAGCCGCAGCAGCCCCAACAGCCACAGCAATCCCAGCAGCAGCCGCAGCAGGGTCAGTGGCAGGGCGAGGGCCAGTGGCAGGGTGGCCAGCAGGGCGGGGCCCAACCGCCCGAGGAGCCGCACGGGGAGGGGCAGCACCGGCGCGGTCATCCCGACGACCCGGATGGTCATCATCGCCGGTAAGTTCCCGCCCGTGAACAGCGTTCGGCCAGTGTTCGACGAGGTAGGCCCGGACCGTGCCAACGGCCGGGTCTTCGATCAGGCGCGGGCCGAGAACGCGATCCGTGAGCTGCTGATCGCCTGCGGTGAGGATCCGGACCGGGAGGGGCTGCGGGACACCCCGGCGCGGGTGGCCCGCGCCTACGAGGAGATGTTCGCCGGGCTCTACGACGACCCGGACCGGGTGCTGGACCGTACCTTCGCGGAGAGCCACGAGGAGATGGTCCTGGTCAGCGACATTCCGATGTACTCGACCTGCGAGCACCACCTGGTCCCGTTCCACGGGGTGGCGCATGTCGGTTACATCCCGAACGGGCACGGCAATGTCACCGGCCTTTCCAAGCTGGCCCGGCTGGTGGACCTGTACGCCAAGCGGCCCCAGGTGCAGGAGCGGCTGACCTCGCAGATCGCCGACGCCCTCGACCGCAAGCTGAAGCCGCGCGGGGTGATCGTGGTGGTCGAGGCCGAGCACCTGTGCATGTCGATGCGCGGTATCCGCAAGCCGGGGGCCCGTACCACCACCTCGGCCGTTCGCGGGCTGTTGCAGACCTCCGCCTCGTCGCGGGCGGAGGCGCTGGACCTGATCAAGGGCCGAAGGTGAGCACGGGGAGTGCCCGGCATCCGGGCCTGCCCGACCCCGGCCGCTGTGTCGTGATGGGCGTGCTGAACGTCACCCCGGACTCGTTCTCCGACGGCGGGCGCTATCTCGACGTGGACGACGCGCTGGCGCACGCGCACGCCATGTGGGACCGCGGAGCCGACCTGATCGACGTTGGCGGGGAGTCCACCAGGCCAGGCGCCGACCGGGTGGCCGCGGAGACCGAGATCGAGCGGGTGCTCCCGGTGATCCGGACACTGGCCGAGGACGGCATCGCGCTCTCGGTGGACACCACAAGGGCCACGGTGGCCGCGGCGGCGCTGCGGGCAGGGGCCCGGATCGTGAACGACGTCTCCGGCGGGCTCGCCGATCCGGATATGGCCCGTGTGCTGGCCGAGGCCGGGGTGCCGTGGGTGCTGATGCACTGGCGCGGTCACAGCAAGGACATGACCGCGCTGGCGACCTACACCGACCCGGTGGCCGAGGTCCGGGCCGAGCTGGGCGAGCGGGTGGACGCCGCGCTCGCGGCCGGGGTGCGGCCGGAGGCGCTGGTGCTGGACCCCGGGATCGGGTTCGCCAAGCGTGCCGAGCACGACTGGGCGCTGCTGCACGACCTGGACGCGGTACGGGACCTGGGTTTCCCGGTGCTGGTCGGGGCCTCCCGCAAACGTTTCCTCGGCCGCCTGCTGGCGGACGCGCAGGGCAGCCCGCGCCCGGCCGCGGGCAGGGAGCATGCCACCGCGGCGGTGTCCGCCCTTGCCGCCGCGGCGGGTGCCTGGGGGGTGCGGGTGCACGAGGTCGGCGCCTCACTGGATGCCGTCTCGGTGGCCGCGGCCTGGCGGAGGGGAACCCCGGAGTGACCGACCGGATCACCCTGACCGGGCTGCGGGTGTTCGGCAGGCACGGTGTGTTCGAGCACGAACGGCGGGACGGCCAGGAGTTCGTGCTGGACCTCACGGCCTGGCTGGACCTCGGCCCGGCCGCGGCCTCCGACGATCTCGCCGACACGCTGAACTACGGCGAACTCGCCGAGCGGGCCGCCGCCATCCTCGGTGGCGAGCCCTGCGACCTGATCGAGACGGTCGCCGCCCGTATCGCCGAGGAGGTGCTGACCGACCGCAGGCTGTCCGCCGTCGAGGTCACCGTGCACAAACCGGCCGCCCCGATCCCGTTGACCTTCGCCGATGTCGCGGTCACCGTGCACCGCTCCCGCCCCTGATCAGCCGGCGTGTTTGCCCTCCACGTACCCGTGTTTGCTCTCCACGCGCACGAGTTGGCCGTCCACGTCACCGGGTCGGCCCGCTGCCGGGCCGCCGGGTGAGGTAGCTCACCCCGATCACGATCATCGCGATCAGCATCGGGAAGATCGCCACCCGTTCCACCGCCCCGCCCCAGCCGTCCAGCCCGCCGAACAGGCCGAGCTGCTGGGCCAGCGCGATCAGTACCCCGGCGAAGCCGAGCAGGGCGGCCGCCACCCCGACCGTGCCTGCCCTCCGCCCTGCCCGCCGCAGGGCGAGCCCGAGCAGCAGCAGCCCCGCGTTCCCGCACAAGGTCGCGGCCGCGGCACCCACCAGGTGCGCGGTGAGCTCCAGGTTGCCAGGGTTGGCCCCGACCAGCACCGTGCCGGCTCCGGCCAGGGCGAGCAGCGCCCCACCGAGCCACGGCAGCAGCCTGCCAGCGGCCCCGCGGGACAGCGCGAGGCCGAGCAGTACCCCGCCGGCCGCAACGCAGGCGCCGAGCACGACGAAGGAGGTGTTCATGGCCGAGTGCCACGGTGAGCAGACATAGGTCCGGTATCCGGGCGCCTGCCCGCAGACCGTGGTGCCCAGGTCGCTGATGTCGTTGCGGGCCCAGCTGTACGGCGTTCGCCAGGCCGCCTGCACCAGCAGGTGCAGCACGAAGAACTGGACGATCAGCACCCACGCCACGGCTCCGGCCACGGCCTCCCGCCTGGTTGCTGGCTGCTGCTGTCGGGTCACGCCTCCACTATGCAGCCGGCCCGGCCGAGGCGCGCACTGCTTCCACGATCCAGGTGGCAGCCGCCACCTGGGAGGGGAACGGTTCCCAGCCGTTGATGATGCCGAGCAGCCGCCAGTAGTGCTCCGCCCGCGGGTCGTTGAACGAGGCGATGTGCTCGCCGAGCTCGCGCCGGTAGCCGGGGTCGTCGGCGTCCCGCCCGGCCGGAGCCGAGGCCCTGGCGATATCCGCGGCCAGCTCCCTGCCTGCGGCCGAGTCCGGTGGGGTGCCCGCGTCCAGCTCGGCCTGCGCCCTGGCGTTCCACGCCGACCACTGCTCCTGCTGGGCCTGCGAGCCGGACATGTCCGCGCCCTCGGCGCGGGCGGCCGAATGCCGCTCGCTCATCCCACGGATCAGCCGCCGGAAGTCCGCGTCCCGTACCAGCTCGGCCAGTTCGATCCAGGCCTCGAGCTGCTCCGGGGTCGGGTCCTCGGGCAGTTCCGGCTTGGCCGAGCGCATCCACTGGTAGAACTCCGGATCCAGGTCGAGCCCGCTGGACACCTCCTCCCAGAACTCGTCGAGCAAACGCTTGCGCTCGTCATCCGACATGCTCGCCAACTTGTTCATCAGCTTCACTTCCTCTGGTTCGGATCCCCGTTTGGCGACCGCCCGCAGCACCGCGCGGCGCAGCGTCAGCCTGCGGATCTGCTCGTCCAGCGCGGCCACGTGCCGGGTGGCCAGCTGTGCCACCGTGGCCTCGCTGACCAGCACGCTGGAGACGTCGGTCAGCCCGATCCCCAGCTCGCGCAGGGTGCGGACCAGCTCCAGCCGGGCCAGCGCCGTGGTGTCGTACAACCGGTAACCCGCGGGTGTGCGGTCGGTAGGCGGGAGCAACCCCTCGTCGGAGTAGAACCGGATCGTCTTGACCGGTAGCCCCGTCCGTTTGGCCAGCTCACCAATGGTGAACAGGGCCGTAGTGCCTACTGCTGTCATGCTGCACCCTCCAGTCGGTGGAGAGTCCAGTATCCAAGAGGCTTACGGCTACGCTCGGGTGTCATGCACTTCACGCGGCCGCGCGAGTTGGTCATCGCCGGAGTGGTCGGTCTCGGCGTCGCCTACCTGCTGTTCGAACTCGCCTACGGTTCCCTGCCGCGGCTGCCCACCCTCGCCGGAACCACCCTGCTGGTACTGGCCGTGATCGAGCTCGTGCTGGCGTTCTCGGTGCGCAGCCGGATCCGGGCGGGCCGGGTCATCGGCGCGATCGTGATCGCGAGGGCGGTGGCGCTGGCGAAGGCCTCCTCCCTGCTCGGCGCGCTGATGGCCGGCGCATGGGCCGGGGCACTCGGCTACCTGCTGCCGCGGGCGGACCGGATCACCGCCGCGGAGAACGACCTGCCGGGCGCTGTCATCGGGGTCTGCTGCGCCGCGGCATTGACGGCCGCTGCGCTGTGGCTGGAGCATTGCTGCCGCACGCCGGAGCCGCGTGACTCAGATCGCCCGCCGGGCGCGACCGGTTAACGCTCCGAAACCACCGCTCGAAGTACCGACCAGGTCTCGGTCGGGTAACTAGAAGGTACGGTGTTGGGCATGACAGGCGTGGGTGACGACTCGCCGACAAGCCACAGCCGCCGCCCTGGCCGGCCGTGGCTTGTTTTGGGCTTCGCACTCGCCCTGGCAGCCACCGCCGCGCTCGTGCTCACCGAGGACCTTCGCTACCTGCGGCTCGGCATCATCGCCGCCCTGTGGGCCGCCCTGATCGGGGCGTTCATCGCTGCCAGGTACCGCAAGCAGGTCTCGGCAACCGAGGAGTCGGTCCGGCAGGCGCAGGAGGTCTACGAACTCGAGCTGGAGCGGGAGATCGCGGCACGCCGCGAGTACGAGCTGGAACTCGAGGCCGAGGCGCGGGACCGGGCCGAAGCGGATGCCCGGGACGAGCTCGAGGCCCTGCGCACCGAGGTGACCGCCCTGCGGGAGAGCCTGCAGTCGCTGTTCGGCGGCGAGGTGCTGTACGAGCGGGTGGCCCTGACCGCCCAGTCGACCCGGATGCGCTCGTTGAACGAGGAACCGCGGCTGGTCACCGCCGCGGAGAGCCACGGGAGCAACGGAAGTAACGGCAAACCACGGGTCCAGCTGCCCGCGGGTGGCAAGCAGCGGGAGGCCGCGACGACCGGGGAGGCCGAGGAGCCTGCCGCGCGGCAGCCCGCTGAGCAGCCGACCGAGCTGATGGGCAGGGTGCTGGACCAGCCGGCCGAGGCGCAGGCCGCCCCCCGCCGCAAGCCGCAGGCACAGCAGGCCCCGGCCGCCAAGCAGGCCCCACCGAAGGCACCCGAGCAGCGCCAGGCCACGCAGCAGCCACCGGCGCAGCGCCCGCCCCAGCGCTCGGCGCAGCAACCACCCCAGCGCCCGGCCCAGCAGCCACAGAACGCGGAAACCCAGGAGGTCCGCAGGCCGCAGCGCCCGGCCGCGGAGCAGGGGCCGCCGACCCGCCGGGTACCGCCACCGAACGAGCAGGTCGGCTCCGCAGCGGCCCGAGCGGCCAAGGCCGCGGGGGAGGCCCGTGCCGAGGCCGCGCGGATGCAGCAGCGCAGTGACCGACCCGACCGACCCGACCGGCCCGACCGTGGTGAGCACGGCAACCGGCCGGAGCGCCAGGAGGGTATGGCGGAGCAGCCGACCCGGGCCGACCTGCGGCCCGCGCGGGGGCAGCAGCCACCGGCCCAGCCGTCGCAGCGTCCGCAGCAGGACCTGACGAAACCCGCGATGAACCGGCCGGCCCAGGGCAGGCCGGCGGCCAGCGTGCCCCCGCCGGCCCGCAAACCGGAGTCCGAACGCCAGCAGCCCGCCCAGTCCCAGCAGCCGCCGCCGAAGCAGCAGCCCGCCCAGCCGCAGCGACAACGGCAGGCCGCCGAGCCGCCCGCGGCGCGCAGCAGCCCCGCCATGCCACCGGCCACGCCGAGCAGGCCGGCCCCGGCGGAACCGCCGACCGAGGTGAAGGGGGTTCAGCCGGACTGGAACACCACCTGGGAGCCGGAACCCTCCGGCAGGCACGGCGGCAACGGCGGCACGAACGGTGCCGCGGCGGCGAATGGCCACGGCCCCGCCATCGAACAGCCCGCCCAGCGCGGCGGGCGCAGGCGCAGGGCGGAGGAGGACGAGCAGCCGGAGCACGCCGCGCACGGCAGGCACGGCGCGCCCGAGTCCGGTGGCGGGCGCAGGCACCGGCCCGAGGGCGAGCCACCGTCCTGGGAACGGCTTGCCGGCACCGGATCCGAGGCCGAAAGCGGCTCCGAGAACGGCTCGCGGCATCGGGCCACCGGCAGCCACGCCAAGCCGGACGCGGAGGAAGCCGGGTACGGCAGGCGCTCCGCCGAGCGGCGGGACTCCGGCTACGGGCGCCGTTCGGCCGAGCAGGATGAGCCCTCCGGCTCGCATGCCGAGGGCCGCTCGGTGAGCGACCTGCTGGCCGCGCACGGTGCGGG
The sequence above is drawn from the Amycolatopsis aidingensis genome and encodes:
- the folE gene encoding GTP cyclohydrolase I FolE → MFDEVGPDRANGRVFDQARAENAIRELLIACGEDPDREGLRDTPARVARAYEEMFAGLYDDPDRVLDRTFAESHEEMVLVSDIPMYSTCEHHLVPFHGVAHVGYIPNGHGNVTGLSKLARLVDLYAKRPQVQERLTSQIADALDRKLKPRGVIVVVEAEHLCMSMRGIRKPGARTTTSAVRGLLQTSASSRAEALDLIKGRR
- the folP gene encoding dihydropteroate synthase, producing the protein MGVLNVTPDSFSDGGRYLDVDDALAHAHAMWDRGADLIDVGGESTRPGADRVAAETEIERVLPVIRTLAEDGIALSVDTTRATVAAAALRAGARIVNDVSGGLADPDMARVLAEAGVPWVLMHWRGHSKDMTALATYTDPVAEVRAELGERVDAALAAGVRPEALVLDPGIGFAKRAEHDWALLHDLDAVRDLGFPVLVGASRKRFLGRLLADAQGSPRPAAGREHATAAVSALAAAAGAWGVRVHEVGASLDAVSVAAAWRRGTPE
- the folB gene encoding dihydroneopterin aldolase codes for the protein MTDRITLTGLRVFGRHGVFEHERRDGQEFVLDLTAWLDLGPAAASDDLADTLNYGELAERAAAILGGEPCDLIETVAARIAEEVLTDRRLSAVEVTVHKPAAPIPLTFADVAVTVHRSRP
- a CDS encoding DUF998 domain-containing protein produces the protein MTRQQQPATRREAVAGAVAWVLIVQFFVLHLLVQAAWRTPYSWARNDISDLGTTVCGQAPGYRTYVCSPWHSAMNTSFVVLGACVAAGGVLLGLALSRGAAGRLLPWLGGALLALAGAGTVLVGANPGNLELTAHLVGAAAATLCGNAGLLLLGLALRRAGRRAGTVGVAAALLGFAGVLIALAQQLGLFGGLDGWGGAVERVAIFPMLIAMIVIGVSYLTRRPGSGPTR
- a CDS encoding MerR family transcriptional regulator; amino-acid sequence: MTAVGTTALFTIGELAKRTGLPVKTIRFYSDEGLLPPTDRTPAGYRLYDTTALARLELVRTLRELGIGLTDVSSVLVSEATVAQLATRHVAALDEQIRRLTLRRAVLRAVAKRGSEPEEVKLMNKLASMSDDERKRLLDEFWEEVSSGLDLDPEFYQWMRSAKPELPEDPTPEQLEAWIELAELVRDADFRRLIRGMSERHSAARAEGADMSGSQAQQEQWSAWNARAQAELDAGTPPDSAAGRELAADIARASAPAGRDADDPGYRRELGEHIASFNDPRAEHYWRLLGIINGWEPFPSQVAAATWIVEAVRASAGPAA
- a CDS encoding DUF3180 domain-containing protein encodes the protein MHFTRPRELVIAGVVGLGVAYLLFELAYGSLPRLPTLAGTTLLVLAVIELVLAFSVRSRIRAGRVIGAIVIARAVALAKASSLLGALMAGAWAGALGYLLPRADRITAAENDLPGAVIGVCCAAALTAAALWLEHCCRTPEPRDSDRPPGATG
- a CDS encoding DUF6779 domain-containing protein; this encodes MTGVGDDSPTSHSRRPGRPWLVLGFALALAATAALVLTEDLRYLRLGIIAALWAALIGAFIAARYRKQVSATEESVRQAQEVYELELEREIAARREYELELEAEARDRAEADARDELEALRTEVTALRESLQSLFGGEVLYERVALTAQSTRMRSLNEEPRLVTAAESHGSNGSNGKPRVQLPAGGKQREAATTGEAEEPAARQPAEQPTELMGRVLDQPAEAQAAPRRKPQAQQAPAAKQAPPKAPEQRQATQQPPAQRPPQRSAQQPPQRPAQQPQNAETQEVRRPQRPAAEQGPPTRRVPPPNEQVGSAAARAAKAAGEARAEAARMQQRSDRPDRPDRPDRGEHGNRPERQEGMAEQPTRADLRPARGQQPPAQPSQRPQQDLTKPAMNRPAQGRPAASVPPPARKPESERQQPAQSQQPPPKQQPAQPQRQRQAAEPPAARSSPAMPPATPSRPAPAEPPTEVKGVQPDWNTTWEPEPSGRHGGNGGTNGAAAANGHGPAIEQPAQRGGRRRRAEEDEQPEHAAHGRHGAPESGGGRRHRPEGEPPSWERLAGTGSEAESGSENGSRHRATGSHAKPDAEEAGYGRRSAERRDSGYGRRSAEQDEPSGSHAEGRSVSDLLAAHGAGGSSTPRRRRRAED